The following coding sequences are from one Wenzhouxiangella sp. AB-CW3 window:
- the cysS gene encoding cysteine--tRNA ligase — protein sequence MTIRIHNTLNGRKETFEPRDPERVTLYACGPTVYNYAHIGNARPAVIFDLLYRVLARRYPNVVYARNITDVDDKINNTAAEQGVSIDVISKRFATIYHEDMAALGVGRPSVEPRATDHIDDIIVMIEKLIERDCAYVAEGHVLFNVEQFEDYGRLSKRDMREMIAGARVDVAPYKKHPADFVLWKPSDDDQPGWDSPWGRGRPGWHIECSAMSAKHLGEVIDIHAGGQDLVFPHHENEIAQSRCAHGTDTFARYWMHNGFVTVEKRKMSKSLGNTLIVHELLKQWPGEVLRYVLLSAHYRQPLDWSDRALEQARATLDRLYGLLRDHPAGTSAGQPDQAVIEALEDDLNTPTALAEINRLARELGKADGQESASRAATLKASAGLLGLLQSDPDAWFDQRRAEVTIDESEIRDLIDQRNKARAERDFGTADRIRDELADQGIVLKDGPDGTEWEASTQ from the coding sequence ATGACGATTCGAATTCACAACACCCTGAACGGCCGCAAGGAAACCTTCGAGCCGCGCGATCCCGAGCGCGTCACCCTGTATGCCTGCGGGCCGACCGTCTACAACTACGCCCATATCGGCAATGCCCGCCCGGCGGTCATATTCGATCTGCTGTATCGCGTGCTTGCGCGCCGCTACCCGAATGTCGTGTATGCCCGCAACATCACCGATGTCGACGACAAGATCAACAATACCGCGGCCGAACAGGGCGTGAGCATCGATGTCATCTCCAAGCGCTTCGCGACCATCTACCACGAGGACATGGCGGCACTGGGCGTGGGCCGGCCCAGCGTGGAGCCGCGCGCGACCGACCATATCGACGACATCATCGTCATGATCGAGAAGCTGATCGAGCGTGACTGCGCCTATGTCGCCGAGGGGCACGTGCTGTTCAATGTCGAGCAGTTCGAGGACTATGGCCGACTGTCGAAGCGCGACATGCGCGAGATGATCGCCGGCGCCCGGGTTGACGTGGCGCCCTACAAGAAGCATCCGGCCGACTTCGTGCTGTGGAAACCCTCGGATGACGACCAGCCCGGCTGGGACAGCCCCTGGGGTCGCGGCCGACCTGGCTGGCATATCGAGTGCTCGGCCATGAGTGCGAAGCATCTGGGCGAGGTCATCGATATTCATGCCGGTGGCCAGGACCTGGTCTTTCCCCACCACGAAAACGAGATTGCCCAGAGCCGCTGCGCCCATGGCACCGACACCTTCGCGCGCTATTGGATGCACAACGGCTTCGTCACGGTCGAAAAGCGCAAGATGTCCAAGTCGCTGGGCAACACTCTTATCGTCCACGAACTGCTCAAGCAATGGCCGGGTGAAGTGCTACGCTACGTGCTGCTCTCGGCACATTATCGCCAGCCGCTGGACTGGTCGGACCGGGCACTGGAGCAGGCCCGGGCCACTCTAGACCGGCTCTACGGGCTTTTGCGCGACCACCCCGCGGGCACCAGCGCCGGCCAACCCGATCAGGCCGTCATCGAAGCCCTTGAGGACGACCTGAACACACCGACCGCGCTGGCCGAGATCAACCGGCTGGCTCGGGAACTGGGCAAGGCCGACGGACAGGAATCGGCATCCCGCGCCGCCACGCTCAAGGCCTCGGCCGGACTGCTTGGACTGCTGCAATCGGATCCCGACGCCTGGTTCGACCAGCGCCGCGCCGAGGTGACCATTGACGAGTCCGAAATCCGCGACCTCATCGATCAACGCAACAAGGCACGCGCCGAGCGTGATTTCGGCACCGCCGATCGCATCCGCGACGAACTGGCCGATCAGGGCATCGTCCTCAAGGACGGCCCGGACGGCACGGAGTGGGAGGCAAGTACGCAATGA
- a CDS encoding SufE family protein, translating into MSIEQAQREIIDEFSLFDDWMDRYQYLIDLGRKLPELPESEKTDDRLLDGCQSQVWLITEGDAGRLKFRANSDAAIVSGLIALILRVYSDRSADEILASKPEFVHEIGLSQHLSPTRANGLDAMLGEIQRQAELARARAQA; encoded by the coding sequence ATGAGCATCGAACAGGCCCAGCGTGAAATCATCGATGAATTCAGCCTGTTCGACGACTGGATGGATCGATACCAATACCTGATTGATCTGGGGCGAAAGCTGCCGGAACTGCCGGAATCGGAAAAGACCGACGACAGGCTGCTCGATGGCTGCCAGTCACAGGTCTGGTTAATTACCGAAGGGGACGCCGGCCGGCTGAAGTTTCGGGCCAACTCCGATGCGGCCATCGTGTCGGGCCTGATCGCGCTGATCCTGAGGGTGTATTCCGACAGAAGCGCCGACGAAATCCTCGCCTCGAAACCGGAATTCGTTCATGAAATCGGACTGAGCCAGCATCTATCGCCGACCCGCGCTAACGGCCTGGATGCCATGCTTGGCGAGATCCAGCGCCAGGCCGAGCTGGCCCGCGCCCGGGCACAGGCCTGA
- the dksA gene encoding RNA polymerase-binding protein DksA: protein MPSKIVELPEGYKPSEDEEYMCQEHMEYFRQMLLKWREDLIEESQETINNLRGEVRDVGDEAERASRETENSLELRTRDRYRKLLGKIDQALARIDDGSYGFCEETGEEIGLARLEARPIATLCLDAQERWELKQKQMRDR, encoded by the coding sequence ATGCCCAGCAAGATCGTTGAATTACCGGAAGGCTACAAGCCCTCGGAAGACGAGGAATACATGTGCCAGGAGCATATGGAGTATTTTCGCCAGATGCTGCTGAAATGGCGCGAGGACCTGATCGAGGAGTCTCAGGAGACGATCAACAACCTGCGCGGTGAAGTGCGCGATGTCGGTGATGAAGCCGAGCGCGCCAGCCGCGAGACCGAGAACAGTCTCGAGCTGCGCACCCGTGATCGTTACCGCAAGCTGCTTGGCAAGATTGACCAGGCCCTGGCCCGTATCGACGACGGCTCGTACGGCTTCTGCGAGGAAACCGGCGAGGAAATCGGTCTGGCACGGCTCGAAGCCCGGCCCATTGCCACGCTTTGCCTGGATGCCCAGGAACGCTGGGAACTCAAGCAAAAGCAGATGCGCGATCGCTGA
- the yidD gene encoding membrane protein insertion efficiency factor YidD → MQTLLLLLIRAYRYVLSPWVGGQCRFDPTCSVYAMQAIELHGPWRGSWLACKRLLRCHPLCDGGEDPVPGNEDQDLNQ, encoded by the coding sequence ATGCAAACGCTGCTACTTCTGCTCATCCGCGCCTACCGGTACGTGCTCTCGCCATGGGTCGGCGGGCAATGCCGTTTCGACCCCACCTGTTCGGTTTATGCCATGCAGGCCATCGAACTGCATGGCCCGTGGCGTGGAAGCTGGCTGGCCTGCAAGCGTCTGCTGCGCTGTCATCCGTTGTGCGACGGCGGCGAAGACCCGGTGCCCGGCAATGAAGACCAGGACCTGAACCAGTAG
- the murA gene encoding UDP-N-acetylglucosamine 1-carboxyvinyltransferase, protein MARIQITGGRPLEGTVAISGAKNAVLPMLMASLLTEKPCGLSGVPHLKDVTTSMELLAQMGVEISLGEHFRVEMEARELAGDTAPYDLVKTMRASILVLGPLLARQGVARVSLPGGCAIGARPVDLHLKGLKAMGADIHVDSGYIVARAERLRGARVVLDTATVTGTENIMMAATLADGTTVIENAAQEPEVADLAECLISMGASISGHGTNTITIEGRERLGGYDYTVLPDRIEAGTFLVAAAMTGGHVRVVNARSDTLDAVLGKLEEAGAKIETGPDWIELDMAGRRPRAVDITTAPYPGFPTDMQAQFTALNAIAEGTGVVRETVFENRFMHVQELQRLGADMRLEGNAVVIRGVEELTGAPLMATDLRASACLVLAGLVAAGDTVVDRVYHIDRGYENIEEKLRQLGARIQRLAG, encoded by the coding sequence ATGGCCAGAATCCAGATTACCGGCGGCCGCCCGCTAGAAGGGACGGTGGCCATTTCCGGCGCCAAGAACGCCGTATTGCCCATGTTGATGGCTTCGCTGCTGACTGAAAAGCCCTGCGGGCTCAGTGGCGTACCCCACCTCAAGGATGTCACCACGTCCATGGAACTGCTGGCCCAGATGGGTGTGGAAATTTCGCTGGGCGAGCATTTCCGGGTCGAAATGGAGGCCCGTGAGCTGGCCGGAGACACTGCTCCCTACGATCTGGTCAAGACCATGCGGGCTTCCATACTGGTGCTTGGGCCGCTGCTGGCCCGGCAGGGTGTGGCCCGGGTGTCCCTGCCTGGCGGGTGTGCCATTGGTGCGCGCCCGGTCGACCTGCACCTCAAGGGCCTCAAGGCCATGGGAGCCGACATTCACGTCGATTCCGGCTACATCGTGGCGCGCGCCGAACGGCTGCGCGGCGCTCGCGTGGTGCTGGATACGGCAACGGTAACCGGTACGGAAAACATCATGATGGCCGCCACCCTGGCCGATGGCACGACCGTGATCGAGAATGCGGCGCAGGAACCGGAGGTGGCCGATCTGGCCGAGTGCCTGATCAGCATGGGGGCCTCGATCTCCGGACATGGCACCAATACCATCACCATCGAGGGACGAGAGCGCCTGGGCGGCTACGATTACACCGTGCTGCCCGATCGCATCGAGGCGGGCACGTTCCTGGTCGCCGCGGCCATGACCGGTGGCCACGTGCGAGTCGTCAATGCCCGCTCCGATACGCTGGATGCGGTACTTGGCAAGCTGGAAGAAGCGGGCGCGAAGATTGAAACCGGCCCCGACTGGATCGAGCTTGACATGGCTGGACGGCGCCCGCGCGCGGTCGATATCACGACGGCTCCGTATCCCGGGTTTCCGACCGACATGCAAGCACAGTTCACCGCGCTCAACGCGATTGCCGAGGGCACGGGCGTGGTGCGCGAGACGGTATTCGAGAACCGGTTCATGCATGTGCAGGAGTTGCAGCGTCTGGGCGCCGACATGCGCCTGGAAGGCAATGCCGTGGTGATCCGGGGTGTCGAAGAGCTGACTGGTGCTCCGCTGATGGCTACAGATCTCCGCGCCTCGGCCTGCCTGGTGCTGGCCGGACTGGTGGCCGCCGGCGATACCGTGGTCGATCGCGTGTATCACATCGACCGCGGATACGAAAATATCGAGGAAAAGCTGCGGCAGCTTGGTGCCCGGATTCAGCGACTGGCCGGCTGA
- a CDS encoding BolA family protein — protein MDPSVIEQRILQAMPEADVHVESDDNVHYLARIVSDEFAGLNRIQRHRRIHAALGPALGQEIHALSLDLKTPDEAAA, from the coding sequence ATGGACCCATCTGTAATCGAACAGCGTATTCTACAGGCAATGCCCGAGGCCGATGTGCACGTGGAGTCCGACGACAACGTGCACTACCTGGCCCGCATTGTCAGCGACGAGTTCGCCGGCCTCAACCGCATCCAGCGACACCGGCGGATACATGCTGCCCTGGGTCCTGCCCTGGGGCAGGAGATCCATGCGCTCAGCCTGGATCTGAAAACACCGGATGAGGCAGCCGCCTGA
- a CDS encoding calcium/sodium antiporter, with translation MSLTIALLELAAGFVLLIWAADRLVTGASALARNFGVSTLVVGLTIVGFGTSAPEMLVSAIASVRGNPSLAIGNAVGSNIANIGLILGLTALIYPLKVERITLKREFPVLGVIMLLTLVLMWNLSFSRIDGLILIAGLAVLVGGMIALGLARGRQDPVTASLAGEVPQNMATRTAVIWTVLGLVLLPLSAHILVNGAVGLAMIVGVSEAVVGLTIVALGTSLPELAAAAACAFRREDDLAIGNILGSNMFNLLGVLGIAALIHPMQIEAILLHRDVLIMFAMTIALFVLVWRRRGPGLIGRPTALILFAGYLAYQGTVITQAIAG, from the coding sequence ATGAGCCTGACCATCGCCCTTCTGGAGCTTGCCGCGGGTTTCGTCCTGCTGATCTGGGCGGCCGACCGCCTGGTCACCGGCGCCTCGGCGCTGGCGCGCAACTTTGGAGTCTCCACGCTGGTGGTGGGGCTGACCATTGTCGGTTTTGGCACATCGGCCCCGGAGATGCTCGTGTCGGCCATCGCATCGGTGCGCGGCAACCCCTCCCTGGCCATCGGCAATGCCGTTGGATCGAACATTGCCAACATCGGCCTCATCCTGGGTCTGACCGCGCTGATTTACCCGCTCAAGGTCGAGCGCATCACCCTCAAGCGCGAGTTTCCGGTGCTCGGTGTGATCATGCTGCTGACCCTGGTATTGATGTGGAACCTGAGTTTCAGCCGTATCGACGGGCTGATCCTGATCGCGGGGCTGGCCGTGCTGGTGGGCGGAATGATCGCCCTGGGGCTGGCTCGCGGAAGACAGGATCCGGTTACCGCCAGCCTGGCCGGAGAAGTCCCGCAGAACATGGCCACGCGCACGGCCGTGATCTGGACTGTGCTCGGGCTCGTGCTACTGCCGCTCAGTGCCCATATCCTGGTCAATGGCGCGGTCGGCCTGGCCATGATCGTGGGCGTATCCGAAGCCGTGGTCGGCCTGACCATCGTCGCCCTGGGCACCAGCCTGCCGGAGCTGGCCGCGGCGGCCGCCTGCGCCTTCCGCCGGGAAGACGACCTGGCCATCGGCAACATCCTGGGGTCAAACATGTTCAACCTGCTCGGCGTGCTTGGCATTGCCGCGCTGATCCACCCGATGCAGATCGAGGCGATATTGCTGCATCGCGACGTACTGATCATGTTCGCCATGACTATTGCGCTCTTCGTGCTGGTGTGGCGGCGCCGCGGCCCGGGACTGATCGGTCGCCCAACCGCCCTGATACTGTTTGCCGGCTACCTGGCCTACCAGGGCACTGTCATCACGCAGGCCATTGCCGGCTGA
- a CDS encoding SIS domain-containing protein, which produces MVDSQRIRHAATEVLETEARAISALTARVNGDFVQACRMILDCPGHLIVTGMGKSGHIGHKLAATLASTGTPAFFVHPAEASHGDLGMIRPDDLVLALSNSGETEELLRLLPGIKRLGVGLIAMTGSPEASLARHADVHLDTSVDREACPLGLAPTASTSAQLALGDALAIALLDARGFTAEDFARSHPAGALGRRLLLRISDIMHSGDELPTIDSQSTITEAIVQMTRSRLGLCAVIDNESLTGIVTDGDLRRHLEQAGDIRDHTVASIMTPNPRTIAAGELAAAAVEMMQSHRIQGLLVTNEEGKLVGALNFQDLLQAGVV; this is translated from the coding sequence ATGGTTGATTCTCAGCGTATCCGGCATGCGGCCACCGAAGTTCTGGAGACCGAAGCGCGTGCCATCAGCGCCCTGACGGCGCGGGTCAACGGTGATTTTGTTCAGGCCTGCCGGATGATCCTCGACTGTCCGGGACACTTGATTGTCACTGGTATGGGCAAGTCCGGCCATATTGGCCACAAGCTCGCCGCCACCCTGGCATCCACCGGAACACCGGCCTTCTTCGTGCACCCGGCCGAGGCCAGCCATGGCGATCTGGGCATGATCCGTCCCGATGACCTGGTGCTGGCCCTGTCCAACTCCGGCGAAACCGAGGAACTGCTGCGACTGCTTCCCGGCATCAAGCGCCTGGGCGTGGGGCTGATTGCCATGACCGGAAGCCCGGAAGCCTCATTGGCGCGTCACGCCGACGTCCACCTCGACACCAGTGTCGACCGCGAGGCCTGCCCGCTGGGCCTGGCGCCGACGGCTTCGACTTCGGCCCAGCTCGCACTGGGCGATGCACTGGCCATCGCCCTGCTCGATGCCCGCGGTTTTACCGCCGAGGACTTTGCCCGCTCCCACCCGGCCGGTGCGCTGGGCCGGCGCCTGTTGCTGAGAATCAGCGACATCATGCACAGTGGCGACGAACTGCCCACCATCGACAGTCAGTCGACCATCACCGAAGCCATCGTTCAAATGACCCGTTCGCGCCTCGGTTTGTGTGCCGTGATCGACAACGAATCGCTGACCGGCATCGTCACTGATGGCGACCTGAGGCGCCACCTGGAACAGGCTGGCGATATCCGCGACCACACCGTGGCCTCGATCATGACTCCAAACCCACGCACCATTGCCGCCGGTGAACTGGCCGCGGCTGCCGTGGAAATGATGCAGTCCCACCGCATTCAGGGCCTGCTGGTCACCAACGAAGAAGGCAAGCTGGTCGGCGCACTCAACTTCCAGGACCTTCTGCAGGCCGGCGTGGTATGA
- a CDS encoding KdsC family phosphatase — translation MSSEHLREKAAGIQLAVFDIDGVMTDGRLYFTDSGEQGKAFHVRDGLGLKALMSHGINVAVITARVSSALDRRMRELGIERVMQGHQDKHRALESLLQLEGVGPEATCYTGDDLVDWPAMRHCALKCAPADADEWIRSRADFVTNRDGGHGAVREVCELLLDAHIGLDTWRAGFN, via the coding sequence ATGAGCAGCGAACATCTCAGGGAAAAGGCCGCCGGCATTCAACTGGCCGTGTTCGACATCGACGGCGTCATGACCGACGGTCGCCTCTATTTCACCGATTCCGGTGAGCAGGGCAAAGCCTTTCACGTTCGCGACGGCCTGGGCCTGAAAGCCCTGATGTCGCATGGCATCAACGTGGCCGTGATCACCGCCCGCGTATCCTCGGCACTGGACCGGCGCATGCGCGAGTTGGGCATAGAGCGCGTGATGCAGGGACACCAGGACAAGCACAGGGCGCTTGAGTCGCTGCTGCAACTCGAAGGCGTGGGCCCCGAGGCGACCTGCTATACCGGCGACGACCTGGTGGACTGGCCGGCCATGCGTCATTGCGCGCTCAAGTGCGCACCGGCCGATGCCGACGAGTGGATCCGTTCCCGGGCCGACTTCGTGACCAACAGGGATGGGGGTCACGGCGCAGTGCGGGAAGTCTGTGAACTGCTGCTCGACGCCCACATCGGGCTCGACACCTGGCGCGCCGGATTCAATTGA
- the lptC gene encoding LPS export ABC transporter periplasmic protein LptC, with amino-acid sequence MSRGILIAGCLALLVALVLQAWLPIDRAAPPEIAAPDTRFDYTLSEFAASFRDDNDQLELLISGPRLEHETDTRVGYLSEPRFHIEPDGADWRGQARYGRIMREAEALILEQNVELVHPHAEGEIRVLAENLQHDRARRTITSNSPVEIQQAGSWLRAGGLIIRLDENTIELTDHVQGTLKPAARRDTDADELFGG; translated from the coding sequence TTGAGCCGCGGCATCCTCATTGCGGGCTGCCTGGCCCTGCTTGTCGCACTCGTGCTGCAGGCCTGGCTGCCGATCGACCGCGCGGCCCCACCGGAGATTGCCGCTCCCGATACGCGTTTCGACTACACGCTGAGCGAGTTTGCCGCCAGCTTTCGTGACGACAACGACCAGCTTGAACTACTGATATCCGGCCCCCGCCTGGAACACGAGACCGACACCCGGGTCGGCTACCTGAGCGAACCGCGCTTTCATATCGAGCCCGACGGGGCCGACTGGCGCGGGCAGGCCCGGTACGGCCGCATCATGCGCGAAGCCGAGGCACTGATCCTGGAACAGAATGTCGAACTGGTTCACCCGCATGCCGAAGGCGAGATCCGGGTGCTGGCGGAAAACCTGCAGCATGATCGCGCCAGGCGTACAATCACCTCGAACTCGCCGGTCGAGATTCAACAGGCCGGCTCGTGGCTGCGAGCCGGCGGCCTGATCATCCGGCTGGACGAAAACACCATCGAGTTAACCGACCATGTACAGGGCACTCTCAAGCCTGCTGCTCGCCGCGACACTGATGCCGATGAACTTTTCGGCGGCTGA
- a CDS encoding LptA/OstA family protein, whose product MYRALSSLLLAATLMPMNFSAAETAGEPSIDIRAESGDFDGNRGAMRLSGDIRIQRGEVVVRADEGYAYQGDERRYERFELEGAPATWRALDEEGEEVRGQATRILFSVPDNRIVLTGDVRMERGDLVVRADRGQAIQAGERYERVELDGSPASWTVTTADGQRVDGQSDRLIHDLVRQQVIMAGNAQVREPRGSFSGQRLVYDLRTQATEGEGGIHMIIDPELVEEASTSGPPD is encoded by the coding sequence ATGTACAGGGCACTCTCAAGCCTGCTGCTCGCCGCGACACTGATGCCGATGAACTTTTCGGCGGCTGAGACCGCCGGCGAACCCTCCATCGACATCCGCGCCGAAAGCGGTGACTTCGACGGCAACCGGGGCGCCATGCGCCTGAGCGGGGACATCCGCATCCAGCGCGGAGAGGTCGTTGTGCGCGCTGACGAAGGCTATGCCTACCAGGGAGACGAACGCCGCTACGAGCGCTTCGAGCTCGAAGGCGCCCCGGCCACCTGGCGCGCACTGGATGAAGAAGGCGAAGAAGTTCGCGGCCAGGCCACTCGCATCCTCTTTAGTGTGCCCGACAACCGCATCGTGCTGACCGGTGATGTGCGCATGGAGCGTGGCGACCTGGTGGTCCGCGCCGACCGCGGCCAGGCGATACAGGCCGGGGAACGCTACGAACGCGTCGAACTGGATGGCAGCCCGGCCAGCTGGACCGTCACCACCGCCGACGGGCAACGTGTGGACGGTCAGTCCGATCGTCTGATTCACGACCTGGTCCGGCAGCAGGTCATCATGGCCGGCAACGCGCAGGTCCGCGAGCCGCGTGGTTCGTTCTCCGGGCAGCGGCTGGTCTACGACCTGCGTACGCAGGCCACCGAAGGCGAAGGTGGCATCCACATGATCATCGACCCTGAGCTGGTGGAGGAAGCCTCCACCTCCGGCCCACCGGACTGA
- the lptB gene encoding LPS export ABC transporter ATP-binding protein has protein sequence MLIAEQLSKSFRGRAVVDGVTLHVDTGEVVGLLGPNGAGKTTCFYMVVGLIPPDNGSIRIHDRDLTRASMHQRARRGLGYLPQEASIFRRLSVADNILAILELRDDLDRQGRRAELEKLLEEFHVSHLADQPGISLSGGERRRVEIARALAANPSFILLDEPFAGVDPISVGEIQRIVQQLAARDIGILITDHNVRETLGICDRAYIISQGKVLTAGAPADVMADENVRNVYLGKEFRL, from the coding sequence ATGCTGATTGCCGAACAACTGTCCAAGTCCTTTCGGGGCAGAGCTGTCGTCGACGGCGTGACCCTGCATGTCGATACCGGCGAGGTCGTCGGGCTGCTGGGACCCAACGGGGCCGGCAAGACCACCTGTTTCTACATGGTCGTCGGCCTCATTCCTCCGGACAACGGCAGCATTCGCATCCATGATCGCGACCTCACCCGCGCCAGCATGCACCAGCGTGCCCGCCGGGGACTGGGATACCTGCCGCAGGAAGCCTCCATCTTTCGACGCCTGAGCGTGGCCGACAACATTCTTGCCATTCTCGAACTGCGTGACGACCTGGACCGTCAGGGTCGCCGGGCCGAGCTCGAAAAACTGTTGGAGGAGTTCCACGTCTCTCACCTTGCCGACCAGCCCGGCATCAGCCTGTCTGGCGGCGAACGGCGCCGGGTTGAAATCGCCCGCGCACTGGCAGCCAATCCCTCGTTCATACTGCTCGACGAACCGTTTGCCGGCGTCGACCCGATCTCCGTGGGCGAGATCCAGCGCATCGTGCAGCAACTGGCTGCCCGCGACATCGGCATCCTGATCACCGACCACAACGTGCGCGAAACACTCGGCATCTGCGACCGTGCCTACATCATCAGCCAGGGCAAGGTCCTCACCGCCGGCGCCCCCGCCGACGTCATGGCCGATGAAAATGTCCGCAACGTCTACCTGGGCAAGGAGTTCAGGCTCTGA
- a CDS encoding RNA polymerase factor sigma-54 encodes MKQGARLQLKLGQKLKLAPQLRQAIALLQLNRIELRQHIREMLDTNPLLERAEDAGAESESASESEQDSELDYGDDYGFDDLPEGFSVAGEVPNYDEFISDRADESLQQHLLWQVNLSGFSETDEAIARAIIYALDEDGYLGDDIATLRGSLAPEYLVGEDEIFAVLERIQHFEPVGVASRSIDECLLVQLRAMPSATPHLGLATHIVAHHFDALGRQDIEALKRHTGSDADSIRAAIEVIRRTDPHPCSRFSSDNENYIVPDVYIHPAEDGWRVTLNPDNDPGLRLNDTYVNLARQTRGEDRQYLKDRLQEARWLISGLEMRNQTLLAVTRAIVERQHHFFGEGETGMRPLLQREVAETIGVHESTVSRATSQKYAHTPRGTFELKHFFSVGIDTRNGKQVAATAVKARLRRLIGEETPGCPFSDQALADQLAEQDILLARRTVAKYREQLGIPGSAQRRRAARLQSA; translated from the coding sequence ATGAAACAAGGTGCGCGTCTCCAGCTCAAACTCGGCCAGAAGCTCAAGCTCGCTCCGCAGCTGCGCCAGGCCATTGCCCTGCTGCAGCTCAACCGGATCGAGCTGCGCCAGCATATCCGCGAGATGCTCGATACCAATCCACTGCTCGAACGGGCCGAGGACGCCGGCGCCGAATCCGAATCAGCCAGCGAAAGCGAGCAGGACAGCGAACTCGATTATGGCGATGACTACGGCTTCGACGACCTGCCCGAGGGATTCTCGGTGGCCGGCGAGGTCCCGAACTACGACGAGTTCATCAGCGATCGCGCCGACGAATCGCTGCAACAGCACCTGCTCTGGCAGGTCAACCTGTCGGGTTTCAGTGAAACCGATGAGGCCATCGCACGGGCCATCATCTATGCGCTTGACGAAGACGGCTACCTGGGCGACGACATCGCCACCCTGCGTGGCTCGCTGGCACCGGAGTACCTGGTCGGCGAAGACGAGATTTTCGCGGTACTCGAGCGCATTCAGCATTTCGAGCCGGTCGGCGTGGCCAGCCGCTCCATCGACGAATGCCTGCTGGTGCAACTCAGGGCCATGCCCTCGGCCACACCTCACCTGGGTCTGGCTACCCATATTGTGGCCCACCATTTCGACGCCCTCGGTCGCCAGGACATCGAAGCACTCAAGCGCCATACCGGTTCGGATGCAGACAGCATACGGGCGGCCATCGAGGTCATCCGGCGTACCGACCCCCATCCGTGTTCACGCTTTTCCAGCGATAACGAAAACTACATCGTTCCGGACGTCTACATCCATCCGGCCGAAGATGGCTGGCGAGTGACCCTCAACCCCGACAATGACCCCGGCCTGCGGCTCAACGACACCTATGTCAACCTGGCCCGTCAGACTCGCGGCGAAGATCGACAGTACCTGAAAGATCGTCTGCAGGAGGCGCGCTGGCTGATCAGCGGGCTGGAGATGCGCAATCAGACCCTGCTGGCGGTGACCCGGGCGATCGTGGAACGCCAGCATCATTTTTTCGGCGAGGGAGAAACCGGCATGCGCCCGCTGCTGCAGCGTGAAGTGGCCGAAACCATCGGCGTTCACGAATCCACCGTCTCGCGCGCGACCAGCCAGAAATACGCCCACACACCGCGCGGCACATTTGAACTCAAGCATTTCTTCTCGGTCGGCATCGATACGCGCAACGGCAAGCAGGTGGCGGCCACGGCCGTCAAGGCACGCCTGCGACGACTGATTGGCGAAGAAACACCCGGGTGCCCGTTTTCCGACCAGGCGCTGGCCGATCAACTGGCCGAACAGGATATTCTCCTGGCCCGCCGAACGGTGGCCAAGTACCGGGAACAGCTCGGTATTCCCGGCTCGGCCCAGCGACGACGCGCTGCTCGGTTGCAATCAGCCTGA
- the hpf gene encoding ribosome hibernation-promoting factor, HPF/YfiA family: MQIEISGQNIEVTQALRAYVTEKTDRLVRHFDNLISAHFVLRLEKLEHFAEGTVSVGGRTNPLHADAVAEDMYAAIDALIDKLDRQVRRHKDKVTDHRASRPEKAD, encoded by the coding sequence ATGCAAATCGAAATCTCCGGTCAGAACATCGAAGTGACCCAGGCCCTGAGAGCCTACGTGACCGAGAAGACTGATCGGCTTGTCCGCCATTTCGACAACCTGATTTCCGCGCATTTCGTGCTGCGCCTGGAAAAGCTGGAACACTTCGCCGAGGGCACCGTCAGCGTTGGTGGACGCACGAATCCGTTGCATGCCGATGCCGTTGCCGAAGACATGTACGCCGCCATCGATGCACTGATCGACAAGCTGGACCGCCAGGTCCGACGCCACAAGGACAAGGTCACCGATCACCGCGCGTCCCGTCCGGAAAAGGCGGACTGA